AAAGCCAGGAAATTTGTTTTATCCCGGATTACGACTACCGCCGTTTTTTAAAGGAGCGGGTGCGGGGAATAAAACCAGGCCCTGTTTATGATCTGGAAGGGAATCTTGTGGGGCGCCACGAGGGGCTTGCTTTTTATACCATCGGGCAGCGGCGCGGGCTGGGACTTGCCCTGGGTTATCCCGCCTATGTTATTGAACTCGATTTTTCCCGCAACGCCCTTATTATTGGAAAAAAAGAAGATTTAAATGCGAGTGGTTTGGTTGCTGAAAGTGTGAACTATATTGCTTTCGCGAGTCTCCGCGCGTCCCGTGAGGCGGAGGTAAAAATTCGGTACAGAGCACCCCTTGTCTCTGCAGTGATTTCCCCCGGGAAGAACGGCACTGTTGAAGTAAGATTTGCTAAACCTCAAAAGGCGGTTACCCCCGGACAGGCCGTTGTTTTTTATGGGGGGGATCTGGTGCTCGGCGGAGGGATCATCGCCCGGAAAATCAATAAATAGCATCCCAAGAAAAGTGCGTCTCTGCCGGAAGAGGCGCATTTTTTCTTGCGTTCGGGTAATAATAAAAAAGCGAAGCGTTGCCGGGTTTTTAAAAAGGAGTGGATAAGTTGCGCAAGGGCCGGGAGATTATTGGACTGCCGGTACTCAACCTTGCTACAGGGAAGGAAATCGGATTCGTACAGGATCTTGTCTGGTGTCCGGAAGCATGTAAGCTGACCTATATCATCCTTGAAGAAGTTGGAATTTTATGCCGGCCGCGTTTCATCCGGTATCAAGACGTAGTGAACGTGGGTAAGGATGCAATTACGGTATCTGGGGAAATGTTACCGGAAGGAGAAATAAATCTGGAGACCAGCCCGAGAGCGACACGAGTCACAGGCGTACCGGTGATTACAACAGAAGGGGAAAACCTGGGTACCATAGAAGACGTGGTATTTACACTGCCTGGTGGAGAGCTGTTGGGCTACGAGATTTCTGCCGGTCTGGTGGAAGATTTAATTTCCGGAAGAAGCATCTTGCCCCGGGACGATGTTGTTGCCTGGGGAAAAGACACAATCATTGTTAAAGGTGCTGTTCTAGAGCCAAGGAGTGAAAAGAATGCAGTGTCCTATCTGCCGGAGTAAACAAACTGGAAAGGTGGGAGTGGATCAGTATTACTGCTGGTCTTGTTTTGTGGAATTTAGTACCCAGGGCCAGGGTGAGGTTTTTGAAATAAGTGAAGATGGAAGTCTTTTAGCCTTAAGTATCCCGGGTGAAGAACATCTCTAAGCAAATTTTGCATTAAGGTTGCTTTAAGGGGGTGAGGAAGTGGCCAGGCGAAGTTATTTTAATGGTTTACTTGCAGGTGGTCTGATGGGGGCAATTTTGAGTTTGATGTTTACCTCCCGCAGAAAACCGAACCGAAAGTTAATGGTTAAATCAGATGAAGTTGGAAACAGGGCGAGAAAAGTCTTCCGGGGTATTTCCCGGGGGATGATGGATATGCTGCGCCGCTAAACTACTTTTTTTCGAAATTAGGGAGGCTACTTTGTTGCAGCGGCGAGTTATTCGAATCGCGCTCCTGGTTGTTACAGGGCTGGTAGGAGGAGTCTTTTTTTATCATCTCCGGTCTCTTTTTGTTCCTTTCGGGATTGCTTTATTCCTTGCGTACCTGATTTATCCTCTCGTGCGTAGCCTTGAAATGAGAGGAGTCAACCGGGTAAAATCAATTTTTACGGTATATACCGCGGGATTGCTTCTCGCGGGCCTTTTTTTGGCTCTTTTTGTCCCGGCGCTCTCAAGGGAAGCCAGGGCTTTTGGGAAGATTATACCGGTTTATGCCGATACATTTCTTGAGTTCCAGGATTATCTCGACCATTTGTCCGAACGTGTCTCTTTACCCGGAGAAGCCCGCCAGATCTTAAGAGAAACTTCGGGTCGCATCCGGAATGGAATTCTCCGGGCAATGCGGGATTTTATGGAAAGGCTGTTTGGGCTTGTTTCGTTGCTTCCCAGTTTTATTTTAGCCCCCTTTCTTACATACTACTTTCTGAAAGATTTTGAACATTTAAAAAAACGTGCCCTGGCAATGCTGCCGCCTGGGTGCCGGAATGACATTGTTTATCTTTTAAGAGAAGCCGACCTGATCTTCAGTAGATTTTTACGCGGCCACCTGCTCATCTCTTTGATGGTCGGCTTCTTAACCGGGGTAGGCGCAGCCTTAATCGGACTGCCTTTTTCGATTTTAATCGGGATCTTTACTGCAATAGCCGATTTGATTCCTTTGTTCGGGCCGCTTCTGGCTGCGGTTCCGGTGATAGGTCTGGCTCTCGCAGAAAGCCGGTTAAAAGGCTTTTTAATGTTAATAATTTTTTTGCTTGTTCAACAGTTAGAGGGAAGCGTTCTTGTTCCCCGTTTATTAGGAGACCGGGTAGGACTGCACCCCCTGGCAATTGTTTTCATCTTGTTGGCAGGAGGTTATCTATTTGGCCCTGTGGGTCTGATCCTTGCCGTACCCGTGGCAGGTCTGTTGCGGGTAGCCTTGAAGTTTTTGTGGGCTAAGGCTGTATAATTCTGGCAGAGAAGGCCGCGGAAAACGCGGCTCCTGTCTTTTGGGGGCCATGCAACTCTTGCGCGAAGCTGGTTTCATTGACAAAAACTGAAATCTTATGTATAATGTGCGTAAAATTTGATGCGTGCTTGGGAGGGTTAATTTTGTCCGGCGGTTCCGAGCTTAGAAATAATTTTCTCAATTTTTTTGGCCAGCACGATCATTTAATTCTCCCAAGTGCCTCGCTGATTCCCAAAGACGATCCCACCCTCTTATTCACGGTTGCAGGTATGGTTCCTTTTAAACCATACTTCCTGGGCAAAACTACTCCACCACATAGGCGTCTTGCGACGGTTCAGAAATGCCTGCGGACTCCCGATTTAGAATCTGTAGGAAAAACAGCGCGTCACCATACATTTTTTGAAATGCTGGGCAATTTTTCGATCGGCGATTATTTTAAAGAAGAAGCAATTGCCTGGGCATGGGAGTATTTAACAAAATTCTTGGGACTGCCCTGGAAAGATCTATGGATTACCGTTTACCAGGAGGATGACGAGGCAAGACAAATCTGGGCGCGGGGGATGGGTATCCCGGAGGAGCGCATCGTTTCCCTGGGCGAAGAGGACAATTTTTGGGCTGCAGGCCCTGTAGGACCATGTGGGCCCTGCTCGGAAATCCTTGTGGACCTGGGCCCCGGCCGTGGTTGCGGCTCGCCTGATTGCGGGGTAGATTGCGACTGTGACAGGTTCCTTGAAGTGTGGAACCTCGTTTTTATGGAATTTAACCGGGATGAAACGGGGAAATTGACAAAATTACCCCGGCGGAATATAGATACGGGAATGGGCCTTGAACGGATCGCTTCTGTAATGCAGGGTGTCCCTTCTAATTTTGAGACCGATCTCCTCTTTCCCTTAATCAAAGAGGCCATGGCGATAACCGGGCTGAGCTACGGCGAGGATCAGAAAGTTGATGTTTCCCTCAAGGTAATCGCAGACCACAGCAGGGCAGTGGCTTTCCTGATTGCTGACGGGGTTCTTCCTTCCAACGAAGGAAGGGGATACGTCTTGCGACGGATTTTGCGGAGGGCAGTCCGCTACGGGAGACTGCTCGGGATTAAAGAGCCTTTTTTGAACAAGCTCATCAGCACCGTAATTGCTTTATATGGAGACCCTTACCGGGAGTTACGAGAACGGGAGGAACATATCCAGAGAGTCGCGGCCGTGGAAGAAGCCCGTTTTAATGAAACACTTGAACAGGGTCTTCACGTATTACGCGAGTACCTCGAGCAACTTGATCGCAAAGGAGAGAAGCAGCTCCCGGGGAGGGTAGCCTTCCGGCTTCATGATACCTTTGGTTTTCCTCTTGAACTGACGCAGGAAATCCTTGCTGAGCAGGGCCTCACCGTGGATTTGGCCGGTTTTCATGAGGCCATGGAAGAACAGCGGGAGCGCGCCCGCACCGCCAGGCTGGAAGTGGCTCCAACAGCCAGCCCGGTTAGCTGGGCTTTTTCTCGGGAAGAAAAAACGGATTTCCAGGGTTACGTCAGTTTTGCGACAAGATCTCAGATCCGGGCTCTCGTCTGTGGTGAAACGGAACGGCAAGCGGCGGAAGAGGGTGCCCGGGTGCAGGTTCTTCTCGATCTCACCCCTTTTTATCCCGAAGGCGGGGGTCAGGTCGGGGATCGGGGATTTTTAAAAGGACCAAATGGAGAGATCGTAATCGAAGATACGACGAAAATCGGGGCCGGTTTAATCATTCATCAGGGTTATGTAAGCCGGGGTACCATCCACAAGGGCGATGTGGTTCTTGCCCAGATCAATGAGAAGCACCGCTTCGCTACGGCACGGAACCACACGGCAACTCACCTTTTACATCAAGCCTTAAGATCTGTTTTGGGTGAACATGTTCAGCAAACCGGTTCTCTTGTTGAACCGGCCCGGTTGCGTTTTGACTTTTCGCACTTCGCTTCCCTTTCTCAGGAAGAATTGCGTGCGGTTGAGGATCTTGTTAATCAAAAAATCATTGAAAATTTGACGGTCAGGACTTACGAAACCAGCAGGGAGGCAGCTCTGGCGCAAGGCGCCCTAGCGCTTTTTGGAGAAAAATACGGAGATCTTGTGAGAGTCGTTGAGATTGGAGATTTCAGCAAAGAGCTGTGTGGAGGGACCCACATTCGCCGGACCAGCGAAATCGGTTTTTGCAAGATTTTAACGGAAAGCGGGATCGGAACCGGCATCCGGAGGATCGAAGCCTTGACAGGGGAGGAGTTGCTGAAGTACTGGCAGGCACAGGACTTGCTTGTTGAAAAAGTTGCCGGTTTCTTAAAAGTGACACCGGAGGGGGTGCCCGGCCGGATCGAACAGCTTCTGAACCAGTTCCGGGAAAAGGAAAAAGAGCTGGAGCAATTGCGGGGCAAGATCATGCGGATTGAAGTCGATTCCCTCCTGAAGCGTGTTGTTGATGTTAATGGGGTCAAGATCCTCGCGGTCAAGGTGCAGGCACCCGATATGGAAAGTCTCCGGTCACTGGGAGATTTATTAAAGCACCGCATTGGATCAGGTGTCATCATCCTGGGGAGCCCGTTAAATGGGAAAGTCGGTTTTGTCAGTTTTGTAACAAATGATCTTGTCCAGCAGGAAGGACTCCATGCAGGCGACATTATTCGAGAGGTTGCCCGGATTGTAGATGGGGGAGGCGGAGGGAAGCCCGAGATGGCACAAGCAGGCGGGAAAAACCTTACCCGCCTTGACGAAGCCCTGCGCCAGGGAGAAGAGATCGTGCGCCATCAATTAGCCGGGAAGCGTTAAGAAAAAATGGATTTTATAACCGTTTTGAAGAGGAAAGTTCCTGTCGTGCAGCGAATACTATAAGAATAAATGTTAAGCCTCCGGGAGTTTAAGCCCGCTGTGGAGGTGGCGTTATGTCGGAAGAATCGTTAGATAAGACAATGACTTTTCGGGTAAAAAGCGAAGAAAGGGCCCCGGCTCAGGAAATATTGGGGACCGTTTACGAGGCTTTGAAAGAAAAGGGATACAACCCAATCAGTCAGTTAGTCGGTTACCTTTTATCGGGAGACCCGGCGTATATTACGAGTCATAAGAACGCCCGAAACCTGATCAGAAGATTTGAACGAGATGAACTCCTCGAGGAATTAATTAAAAGCTACCTTAAGAAAGGGAAATAAATGGGACAGGACCATACCAAGGGAATAGGGGCACAGAATGGAATACCGCTCGCTGGGAAGAACCGGTCTTACAGTTTCCCGCCTTTGCTTTGGGGTACTCACAATAGGACCTTTGCAAGCTAATTTACCCCCAACCGAGGGTGTGGCACTTCTTAAATATGCCTTTACCCGGGGGGTTAATTTTTTTGATACAGCAGAAATTTACGGGACTTACCCGTATCTCAAACTCCTGCATCAGGAAGTCAAAAGCGATCAGTTGGTAATAGCCACAAAATCTTATGCCTGTACCGCATCCGGGATGGAGAAGAGTTTAGAGAAGGCGCGCCGGGAACTCAACCGTGATGTGATTGATGTTTTTCTTCTTCACGAACAGGAATCATCCCTGACTTTGAAGGGGCACCGGGAAGCGCTGGATTTTCTTGTTGGCGCAAAGGAAAGAGGACTTGTTCGAGCTGTCGGAATTTCAACCCATACCATAGCCGGCGTACGCGCCGCCCTGACGTTCCCCGAAATCGAGGTCATTCACCCTTTGTTTAACATCCGGGGGTTGGGAATTAGAGACGGGGATCGCAACCAAATGCTTGAAGCGATTAAAACTGCTAAAGCTTTAGGAAAAGGGATTTATATAATGAAGTCTTTGGGGGGAGGCCATCTCCTTCACGAAGCAGAATATGCGCTGAGGTTTTCCTTCAGGCAGCAGGTTGCGGACGCGGTTGCCGTTGGAATGAAGACAAGGGAAGAAATAGACTTTAATGTCAGGATTGCAGAAAATCTGCCTGTACCGGAAGATTTGAAGGTCAGGGTTTCCCGGCAGAAACGCAAACTCCACATCGAGGATTATTGTGAAGGGTGCGGGGAATGTGCCTTAAATTGCCCCCAGCAGGCTTTGGTTTTAGGCCCTGATCGAAAAATGCATGTACGGGAAGAGGACTGTTTACTTTGCGGCTATTGTGCCAGAGCATGCCCTTTATTTTGCATTAAGGTATTTTGAGGCGAAGAGATGCGAATCATGGGACTTGACCTGGGAAAACGGCGCATTGGTGTCGCGGTTAGCGACGAACTGGGAATTACCGCACAGGCTTTGAGGACGATCGAACGGG
The Bacillota bacterium genome window above contains:
- a CDS encoding PRC-barrel domain-containing protein codes for the protein MRKGREIIGLPVLNLATGKEIGFVQDLVWCPEACKLTYIILEEVGILCRPRFIRYQDVVNVGKDAITVSGEMLPEGEINLETSPRATRVTGVPVITTEGENLGTIEDVVFTLPGGELLGYEISAGLVEDLISGRSILPRDDVVAWGKDTIIVKGAVLEPRSEKNAVSYLPE
- a CDS encoding AI-2E family transporter, with the protein product MQRRVIRIALLVVTGLVGGVFFYHLRSLFVPFGIALFLAYLIYPLVRSLEMRGVNRVKSIFTVYTAGLLLAGLFLALFVPALSREARAFGKIIPVYADTFLEFQDYLDHLSERVSLPGEARQILRETSGRIRNGILRAMRDFMERLFGLVSLLPSFILAPFLTYYFLKDFEHLKKRALAMLPPGCRNDIVYLLREADLIFSRFLRGHLLISLMVGFLTGVGAALIGLPFSILIGIFTAIADLIPLFGPLLAAVPVIGLALAESRLKGFLMLIIFLLVQQLEGSVLVPRLLGDRVGLHPLAIVFILLAGGYLFGPVGLILAVPVAGLLRVALKFLWAKAV
- the alaS gene encoding alanine--tRNA ligase; the encoded protein is MSGGSELRNNFLNFFGQHDHLILPSASLIPKDDPTLLFTVAGMVPFKPYFLGKTTPPHRRLATVQKCLRTPDLESVGKTARHHTFFEMLGNFSIGDYFKEEAIAWAWEYLTKFLGLPWKDLWITVYQEDDEARQIWARGMGIPEERIVSLGEEDNFWAAGPVGPCGPCSEILVDLGPGRGCGSPDCGVDCDCDRFLEVWNLVFMEFNRDETGKLTKLPRRNIDTGMGLERIASVMQGVPSNFETDLLFPLIKEAMAITGLSYGEDQKVDVSLKVIADHSRAVAFLIADGVLPSNEGRGYVLRRILRRAVRYGRLLGIKEPFLNKLISTVIALYGDPYRELREREEHIQRVAAVEEARFNETLEQGLHVLREYLEQLDRKGEKQLPGRVAFRLHDTFGFPLELTQEILAEQGLTVDLAGFHEAMEEQRERARTARLEVAPTASPVSWAFSREEKTDFQGYVSFATRSQIRALVCGETERQAAEEGARVQVLLDLTPFYPEGGGQVGDRGFLKGPNGEIVIEDTTKIGAGLIIHQGYVSRGTIHKGDVVLAQINEKHRFATARNHTATHLLHQALRSVLGEHVQQTGSLVEPARLRFDFSHFASLSQEELRAVEDLVNQKIIENLTVRTYETSREAALAQGALALFGEKYGDLVRVVEIGDFSKELCGGTHIRRTSEIGFCKILTESGIGTGIRRIEALTGEELLKYWQAQDLLVEKVAGFLKVTPEGVPGRIEQLLNQFREKEKELEQLRGKIMRIEVDSLLKRVVDVNGVKILAVKVQAPDMESLRSLGDLLKHRIGSGVIILGSPLNGKVGFVSFVTNDLVQQEGLHAGDIIREVARIVDGGGGGKPEMAQAGGKNLTRLDEALRQGEEIVRHQLAGKR
- a CDS encoding IreB family regulatory phosphoprotein, with amino-acid sequence MSEESLDKTMTFRVKSEERAPAQEILGTVYEALKEKGYNPISQLVGYLLSGDPAYITSHKNARNLIRRFERDELLEELIKSYLKKGK
- a CDS encoding aldo/keto reductase, whose amino-acid sequence is MEYRSLGRTGLTVSRLCFGVLTIGPLQANLPPTEGVALLKYAFTRGVNFFDTAEIYGTYPYLKLLHQEVKSDQLVIATKSYACTASGMEKSLEKARRELNRDVIDVFLLHEQESSLTLKGHREALDFLVGAKERGLVRAVGISTHTIAGVRAALTFPEIEVIHPLFNIRGLGIRDGDRNQMLEAIKTAKALGKGIYIMKSLGGGHLLHEAEYALRFSFRQQVADAVAVGMKTREEIDFNVRIAENLPVPEDLKVRVSRQKRKLHIEDYCEGCGECALNCPQQALVLGPDRKMHVREEDCLLCGYCARACPLFCIKVF